In the Triplophysa dalaica isolate WHDGS20190420 chromosome 8, ASM1584641v1, whole genome shotgun sequence genome, caaatgtgtaaatgttaatcatttactcaccctcagattattTCAATCctgtttacattatttgttcTACTATACACAAAggcagatatttggaagaatgtcagtaaccaaagaAATCTCATCGCCCATTTACTGGCGTAGTAGGACAAAAAATACTGTGGgggtcaatgggggatgagatctgtttggttactgagtatatgatgacagaatgtaattttttgtgtgaactatcccaaATGAACACCCAATAAAATGACcttttcttgtcatttatttaccctcatatcattctgcagaacacacaaaaaaacttgttttgaaaaatgttggtaataaCCCATTAACTTCCAGAACATAATCCCACATTATActttttcagaatatcttcttttgtgtttcacagaagaaagtcatgatGGGTTTGAAATGGTGAtagaatctttattttggggttaactaATCCCTTTTATCACCACAGCTTTGTACGTAAATCACTATGTTGAAAAACTATGTTGAATTGTTGGAaaaccattttctttttttggtgcaACATGTTTTGATGGCAATTTCCAGACTAGCTGGCTCTAAAACTCATAAAACATCATTAGATTTTTACAAATCCAAATAATATACTATTAAAGTGCTTGTTCAGATCATAACTAAAATATTAGTGCAGGGTGATGTGACGTGACGTTTCTATCcatgtgtcatttctgtttgtttattcctGTAGAGTTTCCAGTGTTTCTCTCATGAACCTTCAGACTCACCAAACATTACTGTCCGTTCTTTTCACTTGTTTGATGATGTGAGAATGACTGTCGGTCACCTCAAAGATAAACTGCAGGATATCTGTACAGAGGCGATTGAAGAGATATGCAAAAGAGGTAAAATGGCAGACTTTTATAAACATTGGTGGAAATGGCAAATTTCTTTTTCATTGCGTGTCTTTAGTAAATActaacagtattttttttacgcTGAAGGAGGCGTTTGCGCTGCCACAAGCtagtaaatctggcccttaATGTCTCGTCACTTCTTATTCTTTAAGGATTAAGGGGATATTCCATTGCATATTgatcatttgtgaccctggacaacaaaaccagttttattgAAACTATTTGAAAGTAATtatttcgaaattgagatttttacataatctgaaagctgaataaacaagatttatattgatgtatgagttgttagaataggacaatatctgtctgagatacaaccgtttaaaacgcCTTTGAAGTGTTTAATCAGGggcttcatggaacatgatctttacttaatatcctcaTGATTTtagacataaaagaaaaattcatcactttgacccatacaatgtatttttgtcttttactaaaaatgttcccgtgctacttaagactgcttTTGTGATCCAAGGTcacattttaagttaatttcaCATGAAAAAGTAAGCGTATGGATTTCGCAGATTAACAAGTTAAATGAACTAAAGGCTCATTCACACAGACTAGAACAGAGAGTTTGTTCGATCAGTGTGCGTTAGCCtgaagattttttatttgtgggcCCAACGCTTCTTTTTGTGACGTTTTGTCATACCTGACTTTTAATCAAGTCAAAATGTactttcaaatatgtttttatttctgtagaTTCTATTTTTACTCggacaaatgtgtttgaaagTAGAGGGGGAATACTCAATAAAGCAAAGGAGAGTATTGAGGAAAAAGTGTCCTTGCCAAAGGTACATTTCCTATATCTTCCAGAATTGTTTCTTGTATTTCAAGCAGTAGTAGAGCTAAATCAACGCTTGTGCTGTTTAATTTGTGTGATGACTCAATTTAGCTCCTCCACCTGGAGGTGAAGTCTGGGGAAGAGGACGAGGAGGTCCTGTTTAAAGGGAGGACCAAACTCTACTGGTTTGACCATGATCTCAGCCAGTGGAAGGAGCGTGGAGTGGGAGACATCAAAATCCTCTTCCACCGAGAAAAGAAGTCCTACCGTGTACTCATGAGAAGATATCTGGTTCTCACAGTGTGTGCCAATCACATCATTACCAAAACCATTGAGCTGAAACCCATGAACACCTGCGCCAGTGCACTGGTGTGGACGGCTACTGACTATGCAGGTATAAACAACACTTTTTTCCGcaagaaaattattattaacatttttttgaaaagggACCAtgtacaataaaacataaatgtatccattttatgcattttaccGAATTTAGCCAATGGCTAGTTTTCATCTGCGGTCCCTTGGAAGGTTATCATAATCATAGGTaaacttaaaaacataaaacaacgaatacaaacaatacattaaTACTTATTCACATCCTATCACAGCCAAAAAGAACAGTAAAAAAGTCCAGTTAAAGAAGAGCCATGTCAGATTtgagttcattttaaataaaacattttctaatttGTCTGAAATGTATCAAGTTATATTTTATGCATGTAAATATATTCCTCACAAACAGATGGAGATGCTAAAGTAGAACAATTTGCAGCGAAGTTTAGAACTCAAGATCAGTCCAAATCCTTCGCACAAACTTTCACAGACTGCCAGAGTCGAATGTCGCAGGCAGACTTCTCACAGATGTCCATAGCTGAGGGACATTCAAGAGAGACCAACCCTGTGGTGTACTTTAGCATCGCTGTAGATGATGAGCCATTCGGACGGATCACAATGGAGCTTTTCTCTCATATTGTTCCAAAAACATCCGAAAACTTCAGAGCTCTGTGCACTGGAGAAAAGGGCTTTGGATTCCACAACTCGGTTTTCCACAGGACTGTTCCTGACTTTATGTGTCAGGTAAAAATACACCGTAACTTAGAATGTTTACGCATATTAatacttttacaataaaatgtgccTTGATCTTCTGCTTTCTTAGGGGGGTGATATCACCAACCGTGATGGAACGGGGGGGAAATCCATCTATGGTGTGGAATTTGAAGATGAGAACTTTGTCGTGAAGCACACAGGACCAGGGCTGCTGTCCATGGCCAATCGTGGAAGAGATACAAACACCTCTCAGTTCTTCGTTACCCTCAGTAAAGCAGAGCGGTTAGATTTTAAACATGTTGCCTTTGGCTTTGTCAAAGATGGCAtagatgttttgaaaaagatAGGAGACCTGGGAACTAAGACAGGAAAACCTACTAAAAAGATCATCATCATAGATTGTGGACAGTTGTGAAGTAGTTTTTGTCTAAATGCTACTTACCATCTTTGAGACATAAGAATCTATTTCTTCATATTTATTGTGCTTATAATATAAATGCTTGGATATGTAGGGGTTTGGATACAGGTTAGGGGTATCAGAATATAAAGATTTTTCCAATAATTATGAAAAACTATGATTATGGATACTCTGATTCCTTAcctcccccccaaaaaacacttgaaataaactaagtttaaatatatttgaccaataccatatttttttaaacacatctgtCTACAACAGCGGTTTGAAGTGTCGTTTTCAAACACCTGAGCTTCATATGAAAACCTGCTAAATGAACATCTCCTTAAATGCATAAAGACACAATAATAGCCTTTTtggaattttatttttgcatttaaacatttgattaGTGGTGATATTTAATTTTTGAGTGGGGAAGAAACGCAAAACGCTCTAGCATTTTAGACGCTGCGTCAGTTTGATCCTCTCCGGCACCCGTCAGGCGTGTCTCTGCGGCTTGCGCACCCGGAAGTGGAACAGTGGTAACAAAAGCAGCGGATTCAGCAGACAGTTACACACCCTCAGGTCTGTTAAAACGAACTTTATCGTTAATGAGAACACTTTACCCGCCTATTAATAATAAAGGTCGGCGGTTTATCATTCAGTGTGGCTCTTTAAAGATGATCTTTGAATAATTTTGTGTGTTGTCAGGGTGTGTGGTATGATTCCACCGTGAGAGGGCAGAAGTAAATCTGACATAAACACCCTCACTTGTGTTGTCTGTTTGGCTTGACTGTCGTATAAATGTTTTCCTGCCTGAACTGTTCATGTCAAATTTggctttttttcttaaaaattagTTTAAAAATTAGTTGCTCT is a window encoding:
- the LOC130427841 gene encoding E3 SUMO-protein ligase RanBP2-like; this encodes MAEDSFSTKQFSCQVCLDLLKDPVTVPCGHSYCITCITDCWNEDELKGIYSCPECKQTFTPRPAVNRNSMLTIVVEKLKKKTHQADVSAQCYADPQDVECDVCIGRKYKAVKSCLMCLNSFCKNHLEQHENLFKGKRHKLMDATERFHKVICLKHNKELEIYCRTDQQCICYLCTMDNHKTHDTVAAVAERTEKQETQKKFQRRIQQREKDVQELKENLKSHKVSAQTALEDCERMFTELILSIDRCRSEVIQLIRDQEKAAVSRAEGVLEHLELEIDDLKGRDAELELLLQADDHIHFLQSFQCFSHEPSDSPNITVRSFHLFDDVRMTVGHLKDKLQDICTEAIEEICKRDSIFTRTNVFESRGGILNKAKESIEEKVSLPKLLHLEVKSGEEDEEVLFKGRTKLYWFDHDLSQWKERGVGDIKILFHREKKSYRVLMRRYLVLTVCANHIITKTIELKPMNTCASALVWTATDYADGDAKVEQFAAKFRTQDQSKSFAQTFTDCQSRMSQADFSQMSIAEGHSRETNPVVYFSIAVDDEPFGRITMELFSHIVPKTSENFRALCTGEKGFGFHNSVFHRTVPDFMCQGGDITNRDGTGGKSIYGVEFEDENFVVKHTGPGLLSMANRGRDTNTSQFFVTLSKAERLDFKHVAFGFVKDGIDVLKKIGDLGTKTGKPTKKIIIIDCGQL